One window of Oscillibacter hominis genomic DNA carries:
- a CDS encoding ABC transporter permease, protein MLEIIFSEHTLMTGLSLATPLLLCALGGAVCSKAGNFNIALEGFMLIGAFFGVVGSYYLHSAFVGVLTAVLAAVLASLLYGLFLIQLKGHEVILGFGFNMFAIAITGWLLGPVFGGKGSFYDPSTPSLDKISLPLLQDIPVLRTLSGHNIIVYLSWALIAVLFILLYKTTLGYKIRALGENPKALSVNGLSTVKYRYLVEMIVGVTCGLAGAFLSIGNLSMFTENMTAGRGFIAVAAVGFSNAYIPLTALASILFGIANAVAIQLQGVGMPTEFVDMIPYAMTILMLLPAIRQNQKKAYN, encoded by the coding sequence ATGCTGGAAATCATCTTCAGTGAGCACACCCTCATGACCGGCCTCAGCCTTGCCACTCCACTGCTGCTGTGCGCGTTGGGCGGCGCTGTGTGCTCCAAGGCGGGCAACTTCAACATCGCTCTGGAGGGGTTCATGCTCATTGGCGCGTTCTTTGGCGTGGTGGGAAGCTACTATCTGCACAGCGCCTTTGTGGGCGTGCTGACCGCGGTCCTGGCGGCGGTGCTGGCGTCGCTGCTCTATGGGCTGTTCCTCATTCAGCTCAAGGGCCATGAGGTGATTCTTGGCTTTGGCTTCAACATGTTTGCCATTGCCATCACCGGCTGGCTGCTGGGCCCTGTGTTTGGGGGCAAGGGCTCGTTCTACGATCCTTCCACCCCTTCTCTTGACAAGATCAGCCTTCCGCTGCTCCAGGATATCCCGGTCCTGCGCACCCTCAGCGGACACAATATCATTGTCTATCTCTCCTGGGCGCTGATTGCGGTGCTGTTCATCCTCCTCTATAAAACCACACTGGGTTACAAAATCCGGGCGCTGGGAGAAAATCCGAAAGCCCTCTCTGTCAACGGCCTGAGCACGGTGAAGTACCGCTATCTGGTGGAGATGATTGTGGGTGTGACCTGCGGCCTGGCGGGAGCTTTCCTGTCCATCGGGAACCTCTCCATGTTCACGGAGAATATGACGGCCGGGCGAGGCTTTATCGCCGTGGCGGCGGTGGGCTTCAGCAACGCCTACATCCCGCTGACGGCGCTGGCCAGCATCCTCTTCGGCATTGCCAACGCCGTGGCCATTCAGCTGCAGGGCGTGGGCATGCCCACGGAATTTGTGGATATGATCCCCTATGCCATGACGATTTTGATGCTGCTGCCTGCCATTCGGCAGAATCAGAAAAAAGCATACAACTGA